One Dictyoglomus thermophilum H-6-12 DNA window includes the following coding sequences:
- a CDS encoding carbohydrate ABC transporter permease encodes MKYLLYSVKWLILLVILVFFLFPVYWLIITAFKPASDWFTWPPMIFPRTLTLENFTGGGSFYGSTTTSIENITPYLRNSTVISLITSILAVIISALAAYSISRFKTGGRKFANWIISIRMLPPIASALPLYILFKNLRLLDTWTALVMVYLIFTIPFSTWVLISFFNGIPKELDEAAYIDGASSLSTFFHVVLPLSAPGLAAMMTLSFVTCWGEFLLALILTSTANSQTLPVYLGRYITGWRIAWGPLAAAGIVTMLPAVIFSFTMQRYLLRGLTFGAVKY; translated from the coding sequence ATGAAATATCTATTATATTCTGTTAAATGGTTAATTCTTTTAGTTATTCTTGTTTTTTTCCTTTTTCCAGTATATTGGCTTATTATAACTGCTTTTAAGCCTGCAAGTGATTGGTTTACATGGCCTCCCATGATCTTTCCAAGGACCTTAACATTGGAGAATTTTACTGGTGGAGGAAGTTTTTATGGAAGTACAACAACTTCTATTGAGAATATAACACCTTACCTTAGAAACAGTACTGTAATATCTTTGATAACCTCTATTCTTGCTGTTATCATTTCTGCTCTGGCTGCCTATTCTATATCACGATTCAAGACCGGAGGTAGAAAGTTTGCTAATTGGATAATTTCTATTAGGATGTTACCTCCTATTGCCTCCGCTCTACCCTTATACATTCTCTTTAAAAATTTAAGGTTGCTTGATACTTGGACTGCTCTTGTTATGGTATATCTTATATTTACTATTCCTTTTAGTACTTGGGTTTTGATTTCTTTCTTTAATGGAATACCTAAAGAACTAGATGAAGCAGCATATATAGATGGAGCTTCATCGTTAAGTACATTCTTTCATGTAGTTTTGCCTCTTAGTGCTCCAGGACTTGCTGCAATGATGACTCTGAGTTTTGTTACTTGCTGGGGAGAATTTCTTCTTGCTTTAATTCTAACAAGTACTGCAAATTCTCAAACTTTGCCTGTATATCTTGGAAGATATATTACAGGTTGGAGAATAGCTTGGGGACCATTGGCAGCTGCAGGCATCGTTACTATGCTTCCAGCAGTAATCTTCTCTTTTACTATGCAAAGATATCTTTTGAGAGGACTTACTTTTGGAGCTGTGAAATATTAA
- a CDS encoding acyl-CoA dehydratase activase, producing MKYFLGVDIGSATTKVVLLSYDGSGDKILGYSIKETGPDGNKTALDLIYDLLKTHNLSLDNINNIVATGYGRVKVDFTQKTKTEISCHAKGISFLFPNVRTVIDIGGQDSKVIKIGKNGAVVDFVMNDKCAAGTGRFLEIMSKVLQISLDGFGEVHLRTLEHVEITNICTVFAESEIITLISEGVPKEKIIKGINYSVAKRAFSLAKRVGIEMEVVMSGGVAKNIGVVRALEDLMGVNIKVPEEPQIIGALGAALFAKELS from the coding sequence ATGAAATATTTTTTAGGTGTGGATATAGGTTCTGCTACTACAAAAGTGGTTCTGCTTTCCTATGATGGATCAGGGGATAAGATTTTAGGATACTCTATAAAGGAGACAGGTCCTGATGGGAATAAAACTGCTTTAGATTTAATTTATGACTTGTTAAAAACCCATAACCTTTCTTTAGATAATATTAATAATATTGTTGCAACTGGTTATGGAAGAGTAAAAGTAGATTTTACTCAAAAAACTAAAACTGAGATATCCTGTCATGCTAAAGGAATAAGTTTTTTGTTTCCTAATGTAAGGACGGTAATAGATATAGGAGGACAGGATAGTAAAGTAATAAAAATAGGTAAAAATGGTGCTGTGGTTGATTTTGTGATGAATGATAAATGTGCAGCAGGAACTGGACGTTTTTTGGAAATAATGTCTAAAGTACTTCAAATCTCTCTTGATGGATTTGGAGAAGTACACCTTAGGACTTTAGAGCATGTTGAGATAACTAATATATGTACTGTTTTTGCAGAATCTGAAATAATAACTTTGATCTCTGAAGGAGTTCCTAAGGAAAAGATTATAAAAGGGATAAACTATTCAGTGGCCAAAAGAGCATTTTCACTTGCTAAGAGAGTAGGCATAGAGATGGAAGTAGTTATGAGTGGAGGAGTAGCTAAAAATATTGGAGTAGTTAGGGCATTAGAAGATTTGATGGGAGTAAATATAAAAGTTCCTGAGGAGCCTCAGATAATTGGAGCCTTAGGGGCTGCTCTTTTTGCTAAAGAACTTTCGTAG
- a CDS encoding ABC transporter substrate-binding protein, with product MKRFLILISVALFLLLIVGGYAQKQVVLNVWSSPDNADALQDIAQRFMQKYPNIKVQVTPISWEVLYPRMLADVASGTGAFDVATWDVMTAGAVAKGFVDLNEFRKQNPDLVDPNWDMKDFDPTIWHIAGMWAGKNIGIPFYCNTMLFYYRKDLFNDSKLKAEFKKMFGKDLKVPKTWEETVEVAKFFTKKFNPNSPTEYGIALMFPRTHTLFYMYLLYFAPYRRSQEGLKKWGPVDLDYGDYFTSDKKPAFNSPEGVKALETMKALMPYSPDPLGSDYGETLEYFARGTVAMVPQWTGVWATFKTSSALQPIDKKVGVAVMPGGHSVSGNWALGLNIASKNKREAFMFIQFATNKENDKIKFIKYGVAPSRLSTVRDPEVRKADPRVSVFLQTIKTQSHRPRIPEEPKLEDVTVGVFSEILMGKRPNTVEELNKLAEQWMNILSGK from the coding sequence ATGAAAAGGTTTTTGATTTTAATTTCTGTTGCTTTGTTTCTATTATTAATTGTTGGGGGATATGCTCAAAAACAAGTGGTTTTAAATGTGTGGTCATCACCTGATAATGCTGATGCTTTGCAAGATATTGCTCAAAGATTTATGCAAAAATATCCTAACATAAAAGTACAGGTAACACCTATATCTTGGGAAGTACTTTATCCAAGGATGTTAGCTGATGTGGCAAGTGGAACTGGGGCTTTTGATGTAGCAACTTGGGACGTTATGACAGCAGGAGCAGTAGCAAAAGGATTTGTAGATTTGAATGAGTTTAGAAAACAAAATCCCGATCTTGTAGATCCTAATTGGGACATGAAGGATTTTGATCCTACCATATGGCATATAGCTGGTATGTGGGCAGGAAAGAATATAGGTATACCTTTTTATTGCAATACTATGCTTTTCTATTATCGTAAAGATCTCTTCAATGATTCTAAGTTAAAAGCAGAATTTAAGAAGATGTTTGGAAAAGACCTCAAAGTTCCAAAGACTTGGGAAGAGACTGTTGAGGTTGCAAAATTTTTCACAAAGAAATTTAATCCTAATTCTCCTACAGAGTATGGTATAGCTCTTATGTTCCCAAGAACCCATACATTATTCTATATGTACTTGTTGTACTTTGCTCCTTATAGGAGAAGTCAGGAAGGTTTGAAGAAATGGGGTCCTGTAGATCTTGATTATGGAGATTACTTCACCTCCGATAAAAAACCAGCCTTTAACTCTCCTGAAGGGGTAAAAGCCCTTGAGACTATGAAGGCTTTAATGCCTTATAGCCCTGATCCTCTTGGATCTGATTATGGTGAAACATTAGAATACTTTGCAAGAGGAACTGTAGCTATGGTTCCACAATGGACTGGAGTGTGGGCAACTTTCAAGACATCTTCTGCTCTACAACCCATCGATAAAAAAGTAGGCGTCGCAGTAATGCCTGGTGGACATTCTGTGAGTGGAAATTGGGCTCTTGGATTAAACATTGCAAGCAAAAATAAGAGAGAAGCCTTCATGTTTATTCAATTTGCAACTAATAAAGAAAATGACAAGATTAAATTTATAAAATACGGAGTAGCACCTTCAAGACTTTCTACTGTAAGAGATCCCGAGGTTAGAAAAGCGGATCCCAGAGTATCTGTGTTCTTACAGACCATAAAGACTCAATCACATCGTCCAAGGATTCCTGAAGAGCCTAAACTTGAGGATGTTACTGTAGGAGTATTCTCTGAAATTTTGATGGGTAAAAGACCTAATACTGTAGAAGAACTCAATAAACTGGCCGAACAGTGGATGAATATCCTATCTGGTAAGTAA
- a CDS encoding ribulokinase: MGKYAIGLDYGTNSVRALVVDIRNGEELGTYVYNYEHGEDGVVLDPKNPNVARQHPADYIKGLEVTIEGALKEAERNSKEFSRKDVIGIGIDTTGSTPLPVDRDGIPLAFHEEFKDNINALAWLWKDHSSYEEAEEITRLANEKGYPYLRKYGGVYSSEWFFSKILHCLRVDPKVFDAAYTWVEICDYIPAVLTGKTKPHEIKRSICAAGHKAMFNLEWGGLPSKEFLSQLHPKLAELRDRLYNKAYTSDVPFGYISEYYAEKFGLNKDVVVAVGAFDAHMGGVGAGIKPGILVKVIGTSTCDMMVVPNTEKLPDIPGLCGIVDGSILPGYYGLEAGQSAVGDIFNWFVKYLTPREYFGEEGRNKDLHQLLTERAEKLKTGESGLLALDWNNGNRTVLVDAKLTGLLIGQTLQTKPEEIYRALIEATAFGARVIMERFEEYGVKVNEVIACGGIPEKNPFVMQVYADVLGRTIKISYSSQTPALGAAIFGAVAAGYEKSGYKNVEEAQKAICRVKDKVYYPREEDRNIYNRLYKLYKELHDIFGTKEASYNLYHVMKELIEIRDKVKGVK, translated from the coding sequence ATGGGTAAATATGCTATTGGCTTAGATTATGGTACTAACTCTGTCAGAGCTTTAGTAGTGGATATAAGAAATGGGGAAGAGTTGGGTACATACGTATACAATTATGAACATGGGGAAGATGGAGTGGTTCTTGATCCTAAGAATCCAAATGTAGCAAGGCAACATCCAGCCGACTACATAAAAGGGCTTGAAGTAACCATAGAGGGAGCGTTAAAGGAAGCAGAAAGGAACAGTAAGGAGTTTAGCAGAAAGGATGTTATAGGTATAGGAATAGATACTACAGGAAGCACTCCTTTACCAGTAGACAGAGATGGAATACCTCTTGCCTTTCATGAGGAGTTTAAAGACAACATTAATGCTTTGGCATGGCTTTGGAAAGATCACTCCAGTTATGAGGAGGCAGAAGAGATAACAAGACTTGCCAATGAAAAGGGATATCCATACTTGAGAAAGTATGGCGGTGTATATTCTTCTGAATGGTTTTTCTCTAAGATACTACATTGTCTGAGAGTAGATCCTAAGGTTTTTGATGCTGCATATACATGGGTAGAGATATGCGATTATATCCCAGCAGTTTTAACAGGGAAAACTAAACCCCATGAAATAAAAAGAAGTATATGTGCAGCAGGACATAAGGCTATGTTTAATTTAGAGTGGGGAGGGCTACCAAGCAAAGAATTTCTCTCTCAACTTCATCCCAAACTTGCAGAGTTAAGGGATAGGCTTTACAATAAAGCTTATACCTCTGATGTTCCTTTTGGATATATATCAGAATATTATGCGGAGAAGTTTGGGTTGAATAAAGATGTAGTAGTAGCCGTTGGAGCCTTCGATGCCCATATGGGAGGAGTTGGCGCAGGAATTAAGCCTGGCATTCTTGTAAAGGTTATAGGTACCTCTACTTGTGATATGATGGTGGTTCCTAATACTGAAAAACTTCCTGATATTCCTGGACTTTGTGGAATAGTAGATGGTTCAATCCTTCCGGGCTATTATGGACTGGAGGCGGGACAGTCTGCTGTGGGAGATATATTCAATTGGTTTGTAAAGTATTTAACTCCAAGAGAGTATTTTGGTGAGGAAGGGAGAAATAAAGATCTTCATCAATTATTAACAGAAAGAGCAGAGAAGTTAAAGACAGGAGAAAGCGGACTTCTTGCCCTTGATTGGAATAATGGAAATAGAACAGTACTTGTAGATGCCAAACTTACAGGACTTTTAATAGGGCAAACTCTCCAGACAAAACCAGAAGAGATATATAGAGCTCTAATAGAAGCAACAGCCTTTGGTGCAAGAGTAATTATGGAGAGATTTGAGGAGTATGGTGTAAAGGTTAATGAAGTAATAGCTTGTGGTGGTATACCTGAAAAGAACCCATTTGTCATGCAGGTTTATGCCGATGTCTTAGGAAGAACCATAAAAATATCTTATTCTTCTCAAACTCCAGCCCTTGGTGCAGCAATATTTGGTGCTGTGGCTGCAGGATATGAGAAGAGTGGATATAAAAATGTTGAGGAGGCTCAAAAGGCCATATGTAGAGTAAAGGATAAAGTATATTATCCAAGAGAAGAGGATAGAAATATTTACAATAGACTTTATAAGCTATATAAAGAGCTTCACGATATCTTTGGAACGAAAGAGGCATCTTACAATCTATATCATGTGATGAAAGAGTTAATCGAAATAAGAGATAAAGTAAAAGGAGTAAAGTAG
- a CDS encoding 2-hydroxyacyl-CoA dehydratase subunit D, with the protein MNVEKIIYEKSNIIKSAVNFPLFYLGARMFIRAKYREDKVTKISYLYALDLVKHVYSKKSKKIMMNIFAPSEIFYALDMYPLLPEVAAGFLAAFGLIRRALSESEAILGNSDVCSVHRGVVGLSKLKIFPTPDFLVSYTKPCFSPVFSFALTKDLNGGEIYIIDSYEDIDYLASQIEMLYYNLTKRLGVKDGINRLKKAITLSNEAYKYFEEIKDLRREYVVMDGKNFLDYAGMIFSVFGSKYGVEFFKSLRDEIKERIKRGDIIEPKVRLYWMHLGPYFKTDFFQWLNSKGAYIVFEESTSISWEKLDVSNPFESLAKKLVNFKAFSTLEDRVNTALENVEKYKADGVIIFNQWGCRQGSVPAYIIRQKLVSEGIPSIVIDGDLVDELNFPKEQIKTRVEAFLEVIS; encoded by the coding sequence ATGAACGTAGAAAAAATAATTTATGAGAAATCAAATATTATAAAGAGTGCTGTGAATTTTCCCCTTTTCTATTTGGGGGCAAGAATGTTCATTAGAGCAAAATATAGGGAAGATAAGGTAACCAAAATTTCTTATTTATATGCATTAGATCTTGTAAAGCATGTTTACAGTAAGAAAAGTAAAAAAATTATGATGAATATTTTTGCCCCTTCAGAGATATTTTATGCCCTTGATATGTATCCTCTTCTTCCGGAGGTGGCAGCAGGTTTTTTGGCTGCTTTTGGTTTAATAAGAAGGGCTCTTTCTGAGAGTGAGGCAATTTTAGGGAATTCTGATGTATGTAGTGTACATAGGGGAGTTGTAGGATTATCAAAACTAAAAATTTTTCCCACGCCTGATTTTTTAGTAAGCTATACAAAACCGTGTTTTTCTCCTGTATTTTCTTTTGCTCTTACAAAAGATCTAAATGGAGGAGAGATTTACATAATAGATTCTTATGAAGATATAGATTACTTGGCCTCCCAAATTGAAATGTTGTACTATAACCTTACTAAGAGGCTTGGAGTGAAAGACGGAATAAATAGGCTTAAAAAGGCTATTACTTTATCTAATGAGGCTTATAAATATTTTGAAGAGATAAAAGATCTTAGGAGAGAGTATGTAGTAATGGATGGTAAAAACTTTTTAGATTATGCAGGAATGATTTTTTCTGTTTTTGGCTCTAAATATGGAGTTGAGTTTTTTAAAAGTCTTAGAGATGAAATAAAAGAAAGAATAAAAAGGGGAGATATAATAGAGCCAAAGGTAAGATTATATTGGATGCACCTTGGTCCTTATTTTAAAACAGATTTCTTTCAATGGTTGAATAGCAAGGGTGCATATATTGTTTTTGAAGAATCTACCTCTATCTCCTGGGAGAAACTTGATGTGAGCAATCCCTTTGAATCTCTTGCCAAAAAGTTGGTAAATTTTAAAGCATTCTCAACTTTAGAAGATAGAGTAAATACGGCTTTGGAGAATGTGGAAAAATATAAAGCTGATGGGGTAATAATTTTTAATCAGTGGGGATGTAGACAAGGATCTGTTCCAGCCTATATAATTAGGCAAAAGCTTGTATCAGAGGGTATTCCTTCGATAGTTATTGATGGAGATCTGGTGGATGAGCTTAATTTTCCAAAGGAACAGATTAAAACAAGAGTAGAAGCCTTTTTAGAGGTGATATCATGA
- a CDS encoding carbohydrate ABC transporter permease: MDKGTRRTAILMVMPLVFVFLLLTIFPFIYMIVISFMHYNLAEWKAPYFVGLENYIKAFKDEGVHSTLEFTFLLVLLALPIEIILGGFIALFIQNLVGEKIVRSSLLLPMMIPAVVVGVIWKMLFNYEYGPVNYLLSLFRVNKIAWFGDPFFARIAVVIMDIWQWTPFIFLVLYAGLQTVPTDLIEAAKVDGGNRWVIFRYIEFPFLRPLFWILIILRLIDILRMFDIVYMTSFGGPGYATHTLSFYIYKVGVSFGWDVGYASALSILLLILVTILTNILIRTMRLWEYLEL; encoded by the coding sequence ATGGATAAAGGAACAAGACGGACAGCGATACTTATGGTTATGCCTCTTGTGTTTGTGTTTTTATTACTTACTATTTTCCCCTTTATCTACATGATAGTTATTTCTTTTATGCATTACAATTTAGCAGAATGGAAAGCTCCCTATTTTGTTGGATTAGAGAATTATATTAAAGCCTTTAAGGATGAAGGTGTCCATTCTACTTTGGAATTTACTTTTTTACTTGTATTATTGGCTCTACCTATCGAAATTATTTTAGGAGGATTTATCGCTTTATTTATACAAAACTTGGTTGGTGAAAAGATTGTGAGAAGTTCTTTGCTTTTACCTATGATGATTCCTGCAGTAGTTGTAGGAGTTATATGGAAGATGCTTTTTAATTATGAATACGGTCCAGTCAATTATCTATTAAGTCTTTTTAGAGTGAATAAAATTGCTTGGTTTGGAGATCCATTTTTCGCAAGGATTGCCGTAGTCATAATGGATATATGGCAATGGACTCCTTTTATTTTCTTAGTTCTGTATGCAGGATTACAAACAGTTCCTACGGATCTAATTGAAGCTGCAAAAGTTGATGGTGGAAATAGATGGGTTATTTTTAGGTATATTGAGTTTCCATTTCTTAGGCCTCTTTTCTGGATATTAATAATCTTAAGGCTAATAGATATCTTGAGAATGTTTGATATTGTTTATATGACAAGTTTTGGTGGACCAGGTTATGCTACCCATACTCTCAGTTTCTATATATATAAAGTAGGGGTATCTTTTGGATGGGATGTAGGATATGCCTCAGCTTTAAGTATTTTACTCCTTATTTTAGTAACAATTCTAACAAATATACTTATAAGGACAATGAGGCTTTGGGAATATTTGGAGTTATAG
- a CDS encoding 2-hydroxyacyl-CoA dehydratase subunit D, with protein MCSYVPPEIISASDFNPLPLIFPQSYPERTDELYPKYFCPYIRNVNEYILRNELRLEKVVLTDGCDSSKRIYECWRNLDISEKIYFLKIPFNRDEEAVRYFSEELKAFYQDLSEDIKFEKLVEVIDFYNSLRREIKRNRLGDPLFILSLLTGNSFTSSRPIRNSNGLRVYLLSSMFPLDFVNYLSELGIEVIYLDACFGGNSLEEIKNYHEDPFYALSKYYLRRVTCVRNLDQEKRINLIKDLKGNIDGVIIYLLKFCDPLIYQVGRLREALKGLDLPVLLIEDDYTLGNKGQIRTRVEAFMEMIYERRKNNL; from the coding sequence ATGTGTTCCTACGTACCCCCTGAGATTATTTCTGCTTCAGATTTTAATCCCCTTCCTTTGATTTTTCCCCAATCATATCCCGAAAGAACCGATGAATTATATCCAAAATATTTTTGTCCATATATTAGGAATGTAAATGAGTATATTTTAAGAAATGAATTAAGATTGGAAAAGGTTGTCCTCACCGATGGTTGTGATTCTTCAAAGAGAATATACGAATGTTGGAGAAATTTAGATATTTCTGAAAAAATTTACTTTTTAAAAATCCCATTTAATAGAGATGAGGAAGCTGTGAGATATTTTTCAGAGGAACTTAAAGCATTTTATCAAGATCTTAGCGAAGATATAAAGTTTGAAAAACTTGTAGAAGTAATTGATTTTTATAATTCTTTGAGAAGGGAGATTAAAAGAAATAGGTTAGGAGATCCCCTCTTTATTCTTTCTCTCCTTACAGGGAATTCTTTTACTTCTTCTAGACCTATAAGGAATAGTAATGGGTTAAGAGTTTATTTGCTTTCTTCAATGTTTCCCCTTGATTTTGTCAATTATTTGAGTGAATTAGGTATTGAAGTTATATATCTTGATGCTTGTTTTGGGGGAAATTCTTTAGAAGAGATTAAAAATTATCATGAAGATCCATTTTATGCCCTTTCTAAGTACTATCTTAGAAGGGTTACCTGTGTGAGAAATTTAGATCAGGAAAAGAGAATCAATTTGATCAAAGATTTAAAAGGAAATATTGATGGTGTTATTATTTATCTTTTGAAGTTTTGTGATCCCCTCATTTATCAAGTAGGAAGATTAAGAGAGGCTTTAAAAGGTTTAGATCTTCCAGTTCTTTTAATCGAAGACGATTATACCCTGGGAAATAAGGGACAAATAAGAACAAGAGTTGAAGCTTTCATGGAGATGATCTATGAACGTAGAAAAAATAATTTATGA
- a CDS encoding LacI family DNA-binding transcriptional regulator — MKRESTKKKVTLKDIAKAAGVSVSAVSFALNNKGSLNPETKTRILKIAQELGYSPEREIKKTYTIGLVISDVTNPFYPAVVIGVESVLLKHGYSLFLCNTDYDPELGCTSIKRFIDRNVDGVIIMTNRLDDSVIELLKLYEIPVLVFDRNIEGLDVSGLLVDFQSGISEAVTHLVNLGHTDIAIITGPLDLETAQARLRAFKMALKRYNIDLPEDRIFEGDFKMRSGEEAMKKILKLDPRPTAVFASNDMMAIGALREAQNQGIRIPEDMSIVGLDDIMMASYVNPPLTTVVFPQQEVGTKAAELILRAIEKGEKAVSYIHTYLVIRKSTGPAPIK; from the coding sequence ATGAAAAGAGAAAGTACAAAGAAAAAGGTTACATTAAAAGATATTGCAAAGGCTGCTGGTGTATCCGTATCGGCAGTCTCTTTCGCACTAAATAATAAAGGTTCCCTTAATCCTGAAACCAAAACAAGAATCTTGAAAATTGCTCAGGAACTTGGTTATAGTCCTGAGAGAGAGATTAAAAAAACTTATACTATAGGACTTGTAATAAGCGATGTTACAAACCCCTTCTATCCAGCTGTGGTAATAGGGGTTGAGAGTGTCTTATTAAAACATGGATATAGCCTATTCTTATGCAATACTGATTACGACCCTGAGCTTGGATGCACCTCTATAAAAAGGTTTATAGATAGAAATGTAGATGGAGTAATAATAATGACTAACAGATTGGATGATTCAGTGATAGAACTTCTAAAATTGTACGAAATTCCTGTATTAGTCTTTGATAGAAATATAGAAGGTCTTGATGTTAGTGGGCTATTAGTAGATTTTCAATCAGGCATATCCGAAGCCGTTACCCATCTTGTTAACTTAGGACATACAGATATAGCCATAATTACAGGTCCTCTTGATTTAGAAACAGCCCAAGCAAGACTCAGAGCCTTTAAAATGGCTCTTAAAAGATACAACATTGACTTACCCGAAGACAGGATCTTTGAAGGAGACTTTAAAATGAGAAGCGGCGAAGAAGCCATGAAAAAAATTCTAAAACTTGATCCAAGACCTACTGCTGTTTTTGCATCTAATGATATGATGGCTATTGGTGCTTTAAGGGAGGCTCAAAACCAAGGAATAAGAATACCAGAAGATATGTCCATTGTGGGACTTGATGATATTATGATGGCCTCCTATGTCAATCCTCCCTTAACTACCGTAGTCTTTCCTCAACAAGAAGTAGGAACAAAGGCGGCAGAATTAATATTGAGAGCAATAGAAAAAGGAGAAAAAGCTGTATCTTATATCCATACTTACCTTGTAATTAGAAAATCTACAGGCCCTGCGCCAATTAAATAA